One region of Pan paniscus chromosome 5, NHGRI_mPanPan1-v2.0_pri, whole genome shotgun sequence genomic DNA includes:
- the AIF1 gene encoding allograft inflammatory factor 1 isoform X7: MEFDLNGNGDIDIMSLKRMLEKLGVPKTHLELKKLIGEVSSGSGETFSYPDFLRMMLGKRSAILKMILMYEEKAREKEKPTGPPAKKAISELP; encoded by the exons ATGGAGTTTGACCTTAATGGAAATGGCGATATTG ATATCATGTCCCTGAAACGAATGCTGGAGAAACTTGGGGTCCCCAAGACTCACCTAGAGCTAAAGAAATTAATTGGAGAGGTGTCCAGTGGCTCCGGGGAGACGTTCAGCTACCCTGACTTTCTCAGGATGATGCTGGGCAAGAGATCTGCCATCCTAAAAAT GATCCTGATGTATGAGGAAAAAGcgagagaaaaggaaaagccaACAGGCCCCCCAGCCAAGAAAGCTATCTCTGAGTTGCCCTGA
- the AIF1 gene encoding allograft inflammatory factor 1 isoform X3, with protein MSQTRDLQGGKAFGLLKAQQEERLDEINKQLVGNPFLSPLLKTLQSALIPSALSPHPEKYMEFDLNGNGDIGEKRVICGGRVVCRPKKTEVSPTCSIPHDLGGGPPTTVGGRRMGMWKWERRERVSPPSPHPHPLPPDIMSLKRMLEKLGVPKTHLELKKLIGEVSSGSGETFSYPDFLRMMLGKRSAILKM; from the exons ATGAGCCAAACCAGGGATTTACAGG GAGGAAAAGCTTTCGGACTGCTGAAGGCCCAGCAGGAAGAGAGGCTGGATGAGATCAACAAG CAGTTGGTTGGCAACCCCTTCCTCAGTCCCCTGCTGAAAACCCTCCAGTCAGCGCTTATCCCTTCTGCTCTCTCCCCTCACCCAGAGAAATACATGGAGTTTGACCTTAATGGAAATGGCGATATTGGTGAGAAACGGGTGATTTGCGGGGGCAGGGTGGTGTGCAGGCCTAAGAAGACAGAGGTCTCTCCTACATGCTCCATTCCTCATGATTTGGGAGGGGGCCCACCTACCacagtgggaggaaggagaatgggGATGTGGaagtgggagaggagagagagggtctCCCCACcttctccccatccccatcctcTGCCCCCAGATATCATGTCCCTGAAACGAATGCTGGAGAAACTTGGGGTCCCCAAGACTCACCTAGAGCTAAAGAAATTAATTGGAGAGGTGTCCAGTGGCTCCGGGGAGACGTTCAGCTACCCTGACTTTCTCAGGATGATGCTGGGCAAGAGATCTGCCATCCTAAAAATGTGA
- the AIF1 gene encoding allograft inflammatory factor 1 isoform X6, with product MSQTRDLQGGKAFGLLKAQQEERLDEINKQFLDDPKYSSDEDLPSKLEGFKEKYMEFDLNGNGDIDIMSLKRMLEKLGVPKTHLELKKLIGEVSSGSGETFSYPDFLRMMLGKRSAILKMILMYEEKAREKEKPTGPPAKKAISELP from the exons ATGAGCCAAACCAGGGATTTACAGG GAGGAAAAGCTTTCGGACTGCTGAAGGCCCAGCAGGAAGAGAGGCTGGATGAGATCAACAAG CAATTCCTAGACGATCCCAAATATAGCAGTGATGAGGATCTGCCCTCCAAACTGGAGGGCTTCAAAG AGAAATACATGGAGTTTGACCTTAATGGAAATGGCGATATTG ATATCATGTCCCTGAAACGAATGCTGGAGAAACTTGGGGTCCCCAAGACTCACCTAGAGCTAAAGAAATTAATTGGAGAGGTGTCCAGTGGCTCCGGGGAGACGTTCAGCTACCCTGACTTTCTCAGGATGATGCTGGGCAAGAGATCTGCCATCCTAAAAAT GATCCTGATGTATGAGGAAAAAGcgagagaaaaggaaaagccaACAGGCCCCCCAGCCAAGAAAGCTATCTCTGAGTTGCCCTGA
- the AIF1 gene encoding allograft inflammatory factor 1 isoform X2, producing the protein MRGKGKFGRKASEKTGGREGEPADRGLQLGGKAFGLLKAQQEERLDEINKQFLDDPKYSSDEDLPSKLEGFKEKYMEFDLNGNGDIGEKRVICGGRVVCRPKKTEVSPTCSIPHDLGGGPPTTVGGRRMGMWKWERRERVSPPSPHPHPLPPDIMSLKRMLEKLGVPKTHLELKKLIGEVSSGSGETFSYPDFLRMMLGKRSAILKM; encoded by the exons ATGAGGGGAAAGGGGAAGTTTGGGAGGAAGGCTTCTGAGAAGACtggtgggagagaaggagagCCTGCAGACAGAGGCCTCCAGCTTG GAGGAAAAGCTTTCGGACTGCTGAAGGCCCAGCAGGAAGAGAGGCTGGATGAGATCAACAAG CAATTCCTAGACGATCCCAAATATAGCAGTGATGAGGATCTGCCCTCCAAACTGGAGGGCTTCAAAG AGAAATACATGGAGTTTGACCTTAATGGAAATGGCGATATTGGTGAGAAACGGGTGATTTGCGGGGGCAGGGTGGTGTGCAGGCCTAAGAAGACAGAGGTCTCTCCTACATGCTCCATTCCTCATGATTTGGGAGGGGGCCCACCTACCacagtgggaggaaggagaatgggGATGTGGaagtgggagaggagagagagggtctCCCCACcttctccccatccccatcctcTGCCCCCAGATATCATGTCCCTGAAACGAATGCTGGAGAAACTTGGGGTCCCCAAGACTCACCTAGAGCTAAAGAAATTAATTGGAGAGGTGTCCAGTGGCTCCGGGGAGACGTTCAGCTACCCTGACTTTCTCAGGATGATGCTGGGCAAGAGATCTGCCATCCTAAAAATGTGA
- the AIF1 gene encoding allograft inflammatory factor 1 isoform X1, with amino-acid sequence MRGKGKFGRKASEKTGGREGEPADRGLQLGGKAFGLLKAQQEERLDEINKQLVGNPFLSPLLKTLQSALIPSALSPHPEKYMEFDLNGNGDIGEKRVICGGRVVCRPKKTEVSPTCSIPHDLGGGPPTTVGGRRMGMWKWERRERVSPPSPHPHPLPPDIMSLKRMLEKLGVPKTHLELKKLIGEVSSGSGETFSYPDFLRMMLGKRSAILKM; translated from the exons ATGAGGGGAAAGGGGAAGTTTGGGAGGAAGGCTTCTGAGAAGACtggtgggagagaaggagagCCTGCAGACAGAGGCCTCCAGCTTG GAGGAAAAGCTTTCGGACTGCTGAAGGCCCAGCAGGAAGAGAGGCTGGATGAGATCAACAAG CAGTTGGTTGGCAACCCCTTCCTCAGTCCCCTGCTGAAAACCCTCCAGTCAGCGCTTATCCCTTCTGCTCTCTCCCCTCACCCAGAGAAATACATGGAGTTTGACCTTAATGGAAATGGCGATATTGGTGAGAAACGGGTGATTTGCGGGGGCAGGGTGGTGTGCAGGCCTAAGAAGACAGAGGTCTCTCCTACATGCTCCATTCCTCATGATTTGGGAGGGGGCCCACCTACCacagtgggaggaaggagaatgggGATGTGGaagtgggagaggagagagagggtctCCCCACcttctccccatccccatcctcTGCCCCCAGATATCATGTCCCTGAAACGAATGCTGGAGAAACTTGGGGTCCCCAAGACTCACCTAGAGCTAAAGAAATTAATTGGAGAGGTGTCCAGTGGCTCCGGGGAGACGTTCAGCTACCCTGACTTTCTCAGGATGATGCTGGGCAAGAGATCTGCCATCCTAAAAATGTGA
- the AIF1 gene encoding allograft inflammatory factor 1 isoform X5 — protein sequence MRGKGKFGRKASEKTGGREGEPADRGLQLGGKAFGLLKAQQEERLDEINKQFLDDPKYSSDEDLPSKLEGFKEKYMEFDLNGNGDIDIMSLKRMLEKLGVPKTHLELKKLIGEVSSGSGETFSYPDFLRMMLGKRSAILKMILMYEEKAREKEKPTGPPAKKAISELP from the exons ATGAGGGGAAAGGGGAAGTTTGGGAGGAAGGCTTCTGAGAAGACtggtgggagagaaggagagCCTGCAGACAGAGGCCTCCAGCTTG GAGGAAAAGCTTTCGGACTGCTGAAGGCCCAGCAGGAAGAGAGGCTGGATGAGATCAACAAG CAATTCCTAGACGATCCCAAATATAGCAGTGATGAGGATCTGCCCTCCAAACTGGAGGGCTTCAAAG AGAAATACATGGAGTTTGACCTTAATGGAAATGGCGATATTG ATATCATGTCCCTGAAACGAATGCTGGAGAAACTTGGGGTCCCCAAGACTCACCTAGAGCTAAAGAAATTAATTGGAGAGGTGTCCAGTGGCTCCGGGGAGACGTTCAGCTACCCTGACTTTCTCAGGATGATGCTGGGCAAGAGATCTGCCATCCTAAAAAT GATCCTGATGTATGAGGAAAAAGcgagagaaaaggaaaagccaACAGGCCCCCCAGCCAAGAAAGCTATCTCTGAGTTGCCCTGA
- the AIF1 gene encoding allograft inflammatory factor 1 isoform X4 translates to MSQTRDLQGGKAFGLLKAQQEERLDEINKQFLDDPKYSSDEDLPSKLEGFKEKYMEFDLNGNGDIGEKRVICGGRVVCRPKKTEVSPTCSIPHDLGGGPPTTVGGRRMGMWKWERRERVSPPSPHPHPLPPDIMSLKRMLEKLGVPKTHLELKKLIGEVSSGSGETFSYPDFLRMMLGKRSAILKM, encoded by the exons ATGAGCCAAACCAGGGATTTACAGG GAGGAAAAGCTTTCGGACTGCTGAAGGCCCAGCAGGAAGAGAGGCTGGATGAGATCAACAAG CAATTCCTAGACGATCCCAAATATAGCAGTGATGAGGATCTGCCCTCCAAACTGGAGGGCTTCAAAG AGAAATACATGGAGTTTGACCTTAATGGAAATGGCGATATTGGTGAGAAACGGGTGATTTGCGGGGGCAGGGTGGTGTGCAGGCCTAAGAAGACAGAGGTCTCTCCTACATGCTCCATTCCTCATGATTTGGGAGGGGGCCCACCTACCacagtgggaggaaggagaatgggGATGTGGaagtgggagaggagagagagggtctCCCCACcttctccccatccccatcctcTGCCCCCAGATATCATGTCCCTGAAACGAATGCTGGAGAAACTTGGGGTCCCCAAGACTCACCTAGAGCTAAAGAAATTAATTGGAGAGGTGTCCAGTGGCTCCGGGGAGACGTTCAGCTACCCTGACTTTCTCAGGATGATGCTGGGCAAGAGATCTGCCATCCTAAAAATGTGA